From a single Candidatus Nitrospira nitrosa genomic region:
- a CDS encoding glycosyltransferase family protein yields MLIMLYSHDSYGLGHIRRTLEIASQLVEHIPDASLVILTGSMQAHTYALPPRTEYIKLPTLTKNEAGLYCSRSLPHPINITIELRQRIIWESLCMLKPDIFLVDKSPAGIKGELLPALRHCKSFLPETKLVLGMRDIEDDPRHVAEEWNKSGVIPLLEHIYDAIFLYGTPSLYDPVQEYGLSSCIKQKLIPCGYIGRTQPSRPKEQIRNELGLRTDRFVLVTPGGGDDGYAIVDTHVRMLREKIHPGRHKFDSLIVTGPLMCSDKRRVLKQAADEDLALKVIDFTPHLYEYLRAADVVVSMGGYNTVVEILTANQRGIIVPRVHPRLEQCIRAERLAAKGLLSMIHPTELTPDSLFRAITRSFQQPRPPRPQDIGIPLNGAITVSKAMKQLFLATQQHKMTAAHLRHSPRFREIGTVVAQKWMA; encoded by the coding sequence ATGCTGATCATGCTCTACTCGCACGACAGTTACGGCCTCGGCCACATTCGCCGAACGCTGGAAATCGCAAGCCAGTTGGTGGAACACATCCCTGATGCTTCGTTGGTTATTTTAACCGGCTCCATGCAGGCCCATACGTATGCGCTGCCGCCCCGCACAGAATACATCAAGCTCCCGACGCTCACCAAAAATGAAGCCGGGCTCTACTGTTCCCGGTCATTGCCTCACCCAATCAATATTACCATCGAGCTGCGGCAGCGAATCATTTGGGAAAGCTTGTGCATGCTGAAACCAGATATTTTTTTGGTTGATAAATCCCCTGCGGGCATTAAAGGCGAATTACTTCCCGCCCTGCGACATTGCAAATCCTTCCTGCCTGAAACCAAGCTCGTACTCGGGATGCGTGACATTGAGGACGATCCCCGTCATGTGGCGGAGGAATGGAATAAATCCGGCGTCATCCCATTACTCGAACATATCTACGACGCCATTTTCCTGTACGGCACCCCCTCGTTGTATGATCCGGTTCAGGAATACGGACTATCATCCTGCATCAAACAGAAGCTCATTCCGTGCGGTTACATCGGCCGAACTCAGCCTTCACGTCCGAAGGAACAAATCCGAAACGAACTGGGGTTGCGTACGGACCGATTCGTGCTCGTCACGCCAGGGGGTGGTGATGACGGGTATGCCATCGTCGACACGCATGTCCGCATGCTGCGCGAGAAGATTCACCCTGGTCGCCACAAGTTTGATTCACTGATCGTCACCGGGCCGTTGATGTGTTCAGATAAACGCCGCGTGTTGAAGCAGGCCGCCGACGAAGATTTGGCCCTCAAAGTTATCGACTTCACCCCACATCTTTACGAGTACTTGCGCGCGGCTGACGTTGTTGTGTCCATGGGCGGGTACAACACCGTCGTAGAAATTTTAACTGCGAACCAACGCGGAATCATCGTGCCCAGGGTCCATCCGCGACTTGAGCAATGTATCCGAGCCGAACGACTAGCAGCCAAGGGCCTACTCAGCATGATTCACCCTACAGAACTCACTCCGGACAGCCTGTTCCGTGCTATCACACGGTCGTTCCAACAGCCACGGCCTCCTCGCCCCCAGGACATCGGCATCCCGCTTAATGGTGCGATCACTGTATCCAAAGCCATGAAACAATTATTCCTTGCGACTCAACAGCACAAGATGACTGCGGCGCACCTCCGTCACTCACCTCGGTTTCGAGAGATCGGAACCGTGGTGGCACAGAAATGGATGGCTTGA
- a CDS encoding response regulator transcription factor, translated as MHILIVEDDERIVSFMKRGLEAESYEVAIASSKAQTLDLTATCTYDVIILDIFLGPDDGLDICRALRQRGVRSSILLMTAKGTAEMEKASRSAGADAYLAKPFCFDDLIATVTRLEASGVRSERRWPPLERLRDSTETMGAEPFTKCDSPRPTNMTLSETDRTECISTSLSRISEQS; from the coding sequence GTGCACATTCTAATCGTGGAAGATGATGAACGGATTGTGAGCTTCATGAAGCGCGGACTTGAAGCTGAATCGTACGAAGTCGCCATCGCGTCAAGCAAAGCGCAAACCCTGGATCTCACCGCAACCTGCACCTACGACGTCATCATCCTCGATATCTTTCTGGGGCCTGATGACGGACTCGACATCTGTCGAGCCCTCAGACAGCGAGGGGTGAGATCCTCCATTCTGCTCATGACGGCCAAGGGAACGGCTGAAATGGAAAAGGCGAGCCGAAGTGCTGGTGCGGATGCCTATCTCGCGAAACCGTTCTGCTTCGACGATCTCATCGCAACCGTCACGCGCCTCGAAGCGAGCGGCGTCCGTAGCGAACGGCGCTGGCCGCCCCTTGAACGGCTGAGAGACTCTACGGAAACAATGGGGGCCGAACCGTTTACGAAATGCGATTCACCTCGTCCAACGAACATGACCTTATCTGAAACGGACAGAACCGAATGTATCAGCACAAGCTTGAGCAGGATATCGGAGCAATCGTGA
- a CDS encoding phosphotransferase family protein produces the protein MRKTLWNGMFDSASVRDRFLIRQCDIIQIRYKPTSSCMVSYRLNVENVETGERGEQILCGRAFPDGRSLPQWEKASTRALVQPRFGKPLIHLPEVEMVLWSFPNDRKMHTLPASSHAAFSTSNIPPSWILAHVGTGWQVADTKSRVMHYVGEHTCTVQTSFELIHSSQETRQTLTIFGKTYYNEEGAQTDLVMRQLWDSEARRSGRLGLARPVWYDTRLKTLWQEGIQGTTLENHSIETPAGITLLKKAAHTVATFHTTPLSNIPSTPVLELLDKLEVVGSILMQCRPSCRPTLAPLRDRLRAQAKTISLGPTATLHGDLHMKNLFLTHDSIALIDLDNVYQGHPGQDIGSFIAGLLTTALAKQMPLSQLAGPLQAFLQHYNQRTPWKLDHPTLAWFTTMALVTERSYRCVTRLKDGRLGLMELLLNLADDISKTGSLLLPIDELTTTCERNRGQ, from the coding sequence ATGAGAAAGACGTTGTGGAATGGCATGTTCGACTCGGCCAGTGTTCGAGACCGATTCCTGATCCGGCAGTGCGACATTATCCAGATCCGGTACAAACCGACATCGTCCTGCATGGTCAGCTATCGCCTGAACGTCGAGAACGTCGAAACGGGAGAGAGAGGGGAACAGATTCTCTGCGGCCGTGCGTTCCCGGACGGCCGCTCGCTGCCACAATGGGAAAAGGCCTCGACACGGGCCCTCGTGCAGCCGAGATTCGGGAAGCCACTGATCCATCTTCCCGAGGTCGAGATGGTTCTCTGGAGCTTTCCAAACGATCGCAAGATGCACACACTGCCGGCCTCCAGCCACGCAGCCTTCAGCACATCGAACATTCCGCCCAGCTGGATCCTGGCGCATGTAGGCACAGGCTGGCAGGTGGCCGATACCAAATCCCGTGTGATGCACTATGTCGGGGAACACACCTGCACGGTGCAGACATCATTTGAACTGATTCACTCATCCCAGGAGACGAGGCAGACACTGACGATCTTCGGTAAGACTTATTACAACGAAGAAGGGGCTCAGACAGATCTGGTGATGCGGCAACTCTGGGACAGTGAGGCCCGACGCAGTGGGCGGCTCGGACTCGCGCGGCCGGTGTGGTATGACACACGCCTCAAAACCCTCTGGCAAGAAGGTATTCAGGGCACTACGCTGGAGAACCACTCCATTGAAACCCCAGCCGGCATTACCCTTCTGAAGAAAGCGGCCCACACCGTCGCCACGTTCCACACAACCCCTTTGTCGAATATTCCGTCTACCCCAGTGTTGGAGCTACTCGACAAGCTCGAAGTCGTTGGATCCATCTTGATGCAGTGCCGACCATCTTGCCGCCCCACACTGGCTCCGCTGCGGGATCGATTAAGAGCACAGGCCAAAACCATTTCTCTTGGGCCGACCGCGACGCTTCACGGTGATCTCCACATGAAGAATCTGTTCCTGACACACGATAGCATTGCCTTGATCGATCTTGACAACGTTTATCAGGGACATCCTGGTCAGGATATCGGCAGTTTTATTGCCGGATTACTGACAACGGCATTGGCGAAGCAGATGCCATTGTCTCAGCTAGCAGGCCCACTGCAGGCATTTCTCCAGCACTACAATCAACGGACACCATGGAAGCTTGACCATCCAACGCTCGCCTGGTTTACCACCATGGCCTTGGTCACCGAGCGCTCATATCGTTGCGTGACTCGTCTCAAGGACGGTCGATTAGGGTTAATGGAACTCCTACTCAACCTCGCTGACGACATTTCCAAGACCGGTTCATTACTGTTGCCGATTGACGAATTGACAACCACCTGTGAAAGGAACCGTGGACAGTGA
- a CDS encoding PAS domain S-box protein has translation MLIHKWFTQSLTHKLMALFFAVFFCAVCGLTYFAYTSSRNAMFQEFKIRGRTLAKAIASQSRTDYQEQDVEGLTSLLQSLGEGEDVVAILAYLPSKALWIEFSGIQLTPEDLTFPELGDLWERDLVLTEGYRISAFGSAVTDASIPARKDSSVSAQPLGWVRIFLDRSALEQRLNELIHQTIVTSMLTLLFGGGLFIFLLRQSLQVIAPLTDATKKVAEGDLHATVPVSSRDELGELAKCFNSMTEQLLHTTVSKNYVDNVIRSMTDLLIVLNPDGTIRSVNHAALKLLGYEEQELLDQDATLLFPPHDNPLCGETYQNMLRQGSIHQMATTYLAKDGRTVPIFWSAAVMRGEAGHIEGIACVAKDMTVLKQEEEQIRLQGTALESAANAVMIMNRIGRITWVNPSFTSLTGYASEDVIGQNIRNLNAEQRDQPFYQNQWQTIMRGKVWHGESTNRKKDGTLYTEEETITPVRDRNGEISHFVSIKQDVTKRKQAVETIQDAHQKLKALDQLRSQFFADISHELRTPLTVIRGEAEVTLRGKDKPISEYRNTLERIVQLSSQMNKLVGDILFLARSESGTLQMDLKPTPLAPLLEDVRRETNILAQSRNMAVTCEGLSHGVMMQGDTERLKQLFMILTDNAVKYGRKDGMIVIRLETVDREAHITVTDNGLGIPETDLPHVVKRAYRVWRGRPSAVGGSGLGLPIAKWIAEAHHGTISIASILHHGTTVTVRFPLDRPVTSQSGNEANWASRTP, from the coding sequence ATGTTGATCCATAAGTGGTTCACACAGTCTCTCACGCACAAGCTGATGGCCCTCTTTTTCGCCGTCTTCTTCTGCGCGGTCTGTGGCTTGACCTACTTCGCCTACACCTCCAGCCGGAATGCAATGTTCCAAGAGTTCAAGATCCGTGGACGGACGCTGGCCAAGGCCATCGCGTCACAATCGCGAACAGATTATCAGGAGCAGGACGTTGAGGGGTTGACATCTCTTCTCCAGTCGCTTGGTGAGGGAGAAGATGTCGTCGCCATCCTCGCCTATCTCCCGTCCAAGGCCCTGTGGATTGAGTTTTCTGGAATCCAACTCACTCCCGAGGACCTGACTTTTCCGGAACTCGGTGATCTATGGGAAAGAGATTTGGTCCTCACCGAAGGGTATCGGATCTCCGCGTTCGGAAGCGCTGTGACTGACGCATCGATTCCTGCAAGGAAAGACAGCTCGGTCTCAGCTCAGCCCCTCGGATGGGTCAGAATCTTTCTGGATCGGAGCGCACTTGAACAACGGCTCAACGAATTGATTCACCAAACCATCGTAACCAGCATGCTGACGCTCTTGTTCGGAGGCGGACTCTTCATCTTTCTGCTCAGACAATCCTTACAGGTCATCGCCCCCCTCACCGACGCCACAAAGAAGGTGGCCGAAGGCGACTTGCACGCCACCGTGCCCGTATCCAGCCGCGATGAGTTGGGTGAGTTGGCAAAATGTTTTAACAGCATGACCGAGCAGTTGTTGCACACCACCGTGTCAAAGAACTACGTGGACAACGTCATACGCTCCATGACTGATCTCTTGATCGTCCTGAATCCCGACGGCACCATACGAAGCGTCAACCATGCCGCCCTCAAGCTGCTCGGGTATGAAGAGCAGGAACTGCTCGACCAAGACGCCACCCTGCTATTTCCGCCACATGACAACCCGCTGTGCGGAGAAACATATCAGAATATGCTTCGACAGGGATCGATTCATCAGATGGCAACGACCTATCTTGCAAAAGACGGGCGCACCGTTCCCATATTCTGGTCTGCAGCCGTCATGCGGGGTGAGGCTGGCCACATCGAAGGAATCGCCTGCGTGGCCAAGGACATGACGGTGCTGAAACAAGAGGAAGAACAAATTCGACTGCAGGGCACAGCACTCGAATCCGCCGCAAATGCCGTCATGATTATGAATCGAATCGGCCGCATCACCTGGGTCAATCCCTCCTTCACCTCATTGACCGGCTATGCATCTGAAGATGTGATCGGCCAAAACATCCGCAACCTGAACGCTGAGCAACGGGACCAACCGTTCTATCAAAACCAGTGGCAGACAATCATGCGCGGCAAGGTATGGCACGGCGAAAGCACCAATCGCAAAAAAGACGGCACCCTCTACACGGAAGAGGAAACGATCACTCCCGTCCGCGACCGGAATGGAGAGATCAGCCACTTCGTCAGTATCAAACAGGATGTCACGAAACGGAAACAAGCGGTGGAGACGATTCAGGATGCACACCAGAAACTGAAAGCGCTCGACCAATTACGGTCACAATTTTTTGCCGATATCAGCCATGAACTCAGGACACCCTTAACCGTGATCAGGGGCGAGGCTGAGGTGACGCTCCGAGGAAAAGACAAACCGATTTCCGAATACCGGAATACCTTGGAACGGATCGTCCAGCTGTCGAGTCAAATGAACAAGTTGGTCGGCGATATCCTGTTCTTGGCTCGGTCGGAATCGGGCACGTTGCAGATGGATCTGAAGCCAACCCCGCTGGCACCGCTTCTTGAAGACGTGCGCCGAGAAACGAACATTCTTGCCCAGTCACGAAACATGGCCGTGACATGTGAAGGGTTGTCGCATGGTGTAATGATGCAGGGGGATACAGAACGACTCAAACAACTCTTCATGATTCTCACGGACAATGCCGTCAAGTACGGACGGAAAGACGGTATGATTGTGATTCGATTAGAAACCGTGGATCGTGAGGCGCATATCACCGTAACCGACAACGGGCTTGGAATTCCCGAAACAGATCTTCCGCATGTCGTCAAACGAGCCTATCGCGTCTGGAGAGGCCGTCCGTCGGCTGTCGGTGGATCCGGGCTTGGTCTGCCGATCGCCAAGTGGATCGCGGAAGCACACCATGGAACGATCTCGATTGCCAGCATTCTCCACCATGGAACCACGGTGACTGTTCGGTTTCCCCTTGATCGCCCCGTGACATCACAATCCGGTAACGAAGCTAATTGGGCTTCACGCACACCATAA
- a CDS encoding response regulator transcription factor: MAATHILVIEDDERISSFIKRGLEAEGYLVDVVHDGQEGIQRGMAPYDLIILDLLLPDKSGHEVCQDLRREQIHTPILILTAKDALEDKLSGFDHGADDYLTKPFAFEELIARIKALLRRRSSYREEPSHLLQVADLTLDQRSREVRRGGDVIALTRKEFDLLAFLMSNPNKALNRTSILEQVWGYHHDTLTNTVDVYIGYLRKKLDSGSQTKLIQTVRDFGYKISDNQPA, from the coding sequence ATGGCAGCGACACACATCCTCGTGATCGAAGACGATGAACGCATCTCGAGTTTCATCAAGCGCGGGTTGGAGGCGGAAGGGTATTTGGTGGATGTCGTCCACGACGGTCAAGAAGGCATCCAACGAGGTATGGCCCCCTATGACCTGATCATCCTCGACCTTCTGCTTCCCGACAAAAGCGGGCACGAGGTCTGCCAGGATCTACGCCGCGAACAAATTCATACTCCCATTCTGATTCTGACGGCTAAAGATGCGCTGGAGGACAAACTGAGCGGCTTCGACCACGGAGCGGATGACTATCTCACCAAGCCCTTTGCCTTCGAAGAACTCATCGCCCGCATCAAAGCACTCCTCCGACGTCGCTCCTCCTACAGAGAGGAACCATCCCACTTATTGCAAGTAGCGGATCTCACGCTTGACCAACGCTCCCGCGAAGTGCGCCGAGGGGGCGACGTGATTGCCTTGACCAGGAAAGAATTCGATCTGCTCGCATTCCTGATGTCCAATCCCAACAAAGCACTTAATCGCACATCCATCCTGGAACAGGTCTGGGGCTATCACCATGACACTCTGACCAATACCGTCGATGTGTACATCGGGTACCTGCGAAAAAAACTCGACAGCGGCTCGCAGACAAAACTGATTCAGACCGTGCGAGATTTCGGATACAAGATCTCTGACAATCAACCAGCTTGA
- a CDS encoding alginate lyase family protein has protein sequence MDSRHLFTEPFQDLTVDALLDHFQTRTTIHYFPVPDAGETARPKMDDILMNEFEFNGERHIFTASPLWLTNLSSDQEWLILLHKFYYAVGLGMAYRETDDRRYVEKWVDLTSSWIRTVPLDFLPSDVAGRRIQNWIFAHYYFVNATLPSCVTPDFYRSFLESLHHQVSYLRDHVTPSRNHRTLELCAIFLAAVVFPEFVESPEWLRWSRDELVKNIQFDLQPDGVHCEQSTDYHHLVLKNYLWINRLARLNQIEMPEQFDQLIRKALEFSLYSHRPDGLIPALSDGDSRCFLDLLQQGYDLYGGEDLLYVASRGEKGHAPTVRSKGFPHSGYYVLRSGWGDQDAPYEDERYLIFDGGPLGAGNHGHLDLFSFEAYAYGRPLIVDPGRYTYDESGPVNWRGIFRSTAYHNTVLVDGRNQTRYEWKRNRFKISGPDPERTVAAFVSKPGLDYLHGIARSYEYPVIHERKVLFINGEYWIIFDLLRADESHRYDLHFHFAPSAQGEVSLSRSHDTLSVYSPKLILAQPLVPTVRPSIEEGFVSISYGKKERAPIVQLTQDASSTCFLTVLYPYKHETPKISIATQQISDIVGPVGGKHRATVSITIAHTNSHQYCDELVFIEHQVQDNASLVPSYTDHVCVTRTGSDGRPLFQHHA, from the coding sequence ATGGATTCCCGGCACCTCTTTACAGAACCCTTCCAAGACTTGACCGTTGACGCCTTACTAGACCATTTCCAGACCAGGACGACGATCCACTATTTCCCGGTCCCTGATGCGGGTGAAACGGCACGCCCGAAGATGGACGACATACTGATGAATGAGTTTGAGTTCAACGGCGAACGTCACATCTTTACCGCATCACCGCTCTGGCTCACGAACCTCAGCAGCGACCAGGAATGGCTGATCCTGCTGCATAAATTCTATTACGCCGTCGGGCTCGGTATGGCCTATCGTGAAACAGATGATCGTCGATACGTCGAGAAATGGGTTGATCTCACGAGTTCTTGGATTCGAACGGTTCCGCTCGATTTCCTCCCCAGCGACGTTGCAGGACGGCGGATTCAGAATTGGATCTTCGCGCACTACTATTTTGTGAACGCTACCCTACCGAGCTGCGTCACCCCAGATTTCTATCGTTCTTTTCTGGAATCGCTGCACCACCAGGTCTCGTACCTTCGAGACCATGTCACGCCGTCTCGGAACCACCGGACCTTGGAGCTCTGCGCGATCTTTTTGGCTGCGGTCGTGTTCCCCGAATTCGTTGAATCCCCCGAATGGCTCCGGTGGTCGCGAGATGAGCTGGTCAAAAACATTCAATTTGATCTGCAACCCGATGGTGTCCATTGTGAGCAATCCACCGATTACCACCATTTGGTACTCAAGAACTATCTCTGGATCAATAGGCTGGCGCGCCTCAACCAGATCGAAATGCCGGAGCAGTTTGATCAGCTGATCAGGAAGGCTTTGGAGTTTTCGCTCTATTCCCATCGACCAGACGGCCTGATCCCCGCCCTCAGCGATGGCGATAGCCGCTGTTTCCTGGACCTCTTGCAGCAGGGCTATGACCTCTATGGAGGGGAAGACCTCTTGTACGTCGCGTCGCGAGGAGAAAAAGGACACGCTCCAACTGTGCGATCAAAAGGATTTCCCCATAGCGGCTATTATGTATTGCGAAGCGGCTGGGGTGACCAGGATGCACCCTATGAGGACGAACGCTATTTGATCTTTGATGGCGGACCTCTCGGCGCCGGCAATCATGGACATCTCGATCTATTCAGTTTCGAAGCCTATGCCTATGGCAGACCACTGATCGTGGACCCAGGTCGCTATACCTATGATGAATCAGGCCCCGTCAACTGGCGCGGCATCTTTCGTAGCACCGCCTACCACAATACTGTGCTGGTCGATGGGCGAAATCAAACTCGGTATGAGTGGAAAAGGAATCGGTTCAAGATTTCAGGGCCGGACCCTGAACGAACGGTGGCCGCATTTGTCAGCAAGCCCGGACTCGACTATCTGCATGGTATAGCGCGTAGCTATGAGTATCCGGTGATTCATGAACGGAAGGTGCTGTTCATCAACGGAGAGTACTGGATCATTTTTGACCTCCTGCGTGCAGACGAATCCCACCGGTATGACCTTCACTTCCATTTCGCACCATCCGCACAAGGGGAGGTTTCGCTCTCGCGGTCGCACGACACCTTGTCAGTCTACTCGCCCAAGCTAATCCTTGCACAGCCGCTGGTGCCGACCGTGCGCCCCTCCATCGAGGAAGGTTTTGTCTCCATTTCGTACGGCAAGAAAGAACGGGCGCCGATCGTCCAGCTGACGCAAGATGCCTCAAGCACGTGCTTTCTGACCGTCTTGTACCCCTACAAGCACGAGACACCAAAGATTTCCATCGCTACTCAACAGATCTCTGACATCGTCGGACCGGTGGGAGGAAAACATCGGGCAACTGTGTCTATCACCATCGCTCACACGAATAGCCATCAGTATTGCGATGAACTGGTCTTTATCGAGCATCAAGTCCAAGACAATGCCTCACTCGTGCCTTCCTATACAGATCATGTGTGCGTCACGCGCACAGGCAGCGATGGTCGACCACTATTTCAACATCACGCCTAG
- a CDS encoding glycosyltransferase → MLSQPSTKTIGYLVKVFPKVSETFILQEVLDLEALGLDLSVFALEPPTDPVTHDLVGQVRASVTYLPRSLGTLRHNPLWAHLRLFIISPRRYVSTVQFWRRSTEQPSWPKFLQAGSLAVALLNQRIGHLHVHFANAPTSVAELAHRLTDIPYSMTCHAKDIFLTPPATLQRKMHHAEFVITCTEDNRQYLQRLSDNGTPLLRLYHGLNLARFDRLQHDHPTAPSAIPAIISVARFREKKGLLTLIHACHLLNIRGYRFHCCIVGFGPLQSAMEALIQEFHLEHLVMLMGQQPLEEVVGLYQRADIFALPCQVAQDGDRDGIPNVLMEAMACRLPVVTTGVSGIPELVRHDHNGLLVPQRDPEALALALAHLLDNPAIRQRLGQAGRETIEQHFSSGYASHHLKALFLTGTAPTDAALSQPVEPFSNPDQDKIATHSSDSAIGYILKGFPRRSEAFINNEILLLEQMGLQLRLFSAFQGETNCTGPHGKALISPLTYLPEDSEKTDSGFLSWLIANLPRYCSSHARLIRTVPRRYLHAAWEAWILSLSYRSSFFSWPKKVFYKDFIRAGAIADCVLVSGNIRHLHAHFCHGATTMAMFASMLSDLPFSFTAHAKDIYLPKLNPGDLLSLKLRRAKFVVTCTAANHHHLRGVSPQSAPIHTIYHGVDTTRFAPAIDRETLAIPTILSVGRFVEKKGFPFLIEACRLIHEHGIPFRCRIVGEPDEQTDVVQDLIRRYGLEEVISIEPGVTQDALRAIYQEATVFVLPCHIVDNGDRDGIPNVLAEAMASGVPVISTLVSGIPEIIEDRRNGLLVAPRDPVALAKAIEELLVDSNFRNSLAHAGRETMCRLFDSNQTTKQLFDLFRMETVGTTTNHQETHAACH, encoded by the coding sequence ATGCTCAGCCAGCCCTCGACGAAAACAATTGGGTACCTGGTCAAGGTTTTTCCCAAGGTCTCAGAGACCTTCATTCTTCAAGAAGTCTTAGACTTGGAAGCCCTGGGACTGGACTTGTCGGTCTTCGCCCTTGAGCCGCCTACCGATCCCGTCACCCACGATTTGGTCGGCCAAGTCCGCGCATCGGTCACCTATCTGCCTCGCTCGCTCGGCACCTTGCGCCACAATCCGTTATGGGCCCATCTTCGACTCTTCATCATCTCCCCTCGGCGGTATGTCTCAACCGTTCAATTTTGGCGTCGATCCACCGAGCAGCCCTCGTGGCCAAAGTTTCTCCAGGCCGGTTCACTCGCTGTAGCGCTTCTCAACCAACGCATCGGTCACCTCCACGTCCACTTTGCGAATGCCCCCACGAGCGTCGCTGAACTGGCTCACCGGCTGACAGACATTCCGTACAGCATGACCTGCCACGCAAAGGATATCTTCCTCACGCCACCAGCCACACTCCAACGGAAAATGCACCATGCGGAATTCGTCATTACCTGCACCGAGGATAATCGGCAGTACCTCCAACGTCTGTCGGACAACGGTACCCCGCTGCTTCGTCTCTACCACGGCCTGAATCTGGCCCGATTCGACCGGCTACAGCACGATCATCCTACTGCACCGTCGGCGATCCCCGCGATCATAAGTGTCGCACGTTTTCGAGAAAAGAAAGGGCTACTCACGCTCATCCACGCCTGCCATTTGCTGAACATCCGTGGCTACCGGTTTCACTGCTGCATCGTCGGATTCGGTCCCTTGCAATCCGCTATGGAAGCGCTGATTCAAGAGTTCCATCTCGAACATCTCGTCATGTTGATGGGACAACAACCACTCGAAGAAGTCGTGGGGCTCTACCAGCGTGCCGACATCTTTGCCCTTCCCTGTCAGGTCGCTCAGGACGGCGATCGCGACGGGATTCCGAACGTCCTCATGGAAGCCATGGCATGCCGACTCCCCGTCGTCACGACTGGAGTTTCAGGTATTCCGGAACTTGTCCGACACGATCACAACGGTCTTCTTGTTCCCCAGCGCGACCCTGAAGCGCTAGCGCTGGCCCTCGCCCATCTTCTGGATAATCCGGCAATCCGGCAACGCTTAGGACAAGCCGGGCGTGAGACCATTGAGCAACACTTTTCCTCCGGCTATGCAAGCCACCATCTTAAAGCGCTTTTTCTCACGGGAACGGCACCGACGGATGCAGCGCTATCGCAGCCAGTAGAACCCTTCTCGAATCCAGACCAAGACAAGATAGCAACCCACTCGTCCGACAGCGCGATCGGCTATATCTTGAAGGGATTCCCTCGCCGATCGGAAGCCTTCATCAACAATGAAATTCTGCTCTTGGAGCAGATGGGGCTTCAGCTTCGCCTCTTCTCTGCGTTTCAAGGCGAAACGAACTGTACCGGTCCTCATGGAAAGGCTCTTATTTCACCGCTCACCTATCTGCCCGAAGATAGCGAGAAGACAGACAGCGGATTTCTGTCCTGGCTGATCGCAAATCTTCCCCGATATTGTTCTAGTCATGCTCGACTCATTCGTACCGTTCCGCGCCGATATCTGCATGCCGCATGGGAAGCCTGGATATTGAGCTTGAGCTATAGGAGCAGTTTCTTCTCGTGGCCCAAGAAAGTGTTCTACAAGGATTTTATTCGTGCTGGTGCGATCGCCGACTGCGTTCTCGTTTCAGGAAACATCCGTCATCTGCACGCCCACTTTTGCCATGGCGCGACAACCATGGCGATGTTCGCAAGCATGCTGAGCGACCTCCCCTTCAGCTTTACCGCCCACGCCAAGGACATTTATCTACCTAAACTGAACCCCGGCGATCTGCTGTCACTTAAGCTACGTCGAGCGAAGTTCGTCGTGACCTGCACAGCAGCCAACCATCATCACTTACGGGGTGTCTCCCCACAGAGTGCACCCATACACACCATCTATCATGGAGTCGATACGACGCGTTTCGCTCCCGCCATTGACCGAGAGACGCTGGCAATCCCGACAATCCTGTCGGTCGGACGCTTCGTCGAAAAGAAAGGGTTTCCCTTTTTGATCGAGGCCTGTCGGCTCATTCATGAGCACGGAATCCCGTTCCGCTGCCGGATCGTCGGTGAACCGGATGAGCAGACCGATGTGGTACAGGACCTGATTCGCCGGTATGGGCTTGAAGAAGTAATCTCAATCGAACCGGGTGTGACACAAGACGCGCTCCGTGCGATCTATCAAGAGGCGACGGTCTTCGTACTCCCCTGTCATATCGTGGACAACGGTGATCGAGACGGCATCCCGAACGTCCTCGCCGAAGCCATGGCCTCCGGAGTCCCTGTGATTTCCACATTAGTCTCCGGCATTCCGGAAATTATTGAAGATCGACGTAATGGCCTGCTGGTCGCACCACGCGACCCGGTGGCACTCGCGAAAGCCATCGAAGAACTGTTGGTCGACTCCAACTTCCGCAACAGTCTTGCTCACGCAGGGCGTGAGACGATGTGCCGACTCTTTGACTCGAATCAGACCACGAAACAGCTCTTTGACCTTTTTCGGATGGAAACTGTTGGGACCACCACCAACCACCAGGAAACCCATGCAGCTTGCCACTAG